The genomic stretch CACCACAGCGAGTTGCGTTTAGGTCGATTTCTTGGTTGCGCTTGGGTCGAATACGGCTTACCTTCTCTGTGTGGAGGTCCAAGATGCCTAGCGAAGCAACTCAACGCTCCCTCGAAGAGCAGATCCGCCGGATGACGCCGGTCTCGGCTCCACCTGAGCAGCAGGCGGACGCCGCGCGAATCTTCCGGCTTCTCGATCGGGCCGCGCAAGGTCGTCGCCCTCGCTTCACAGAGTGCCGACTCGTTGGACCAGCCGGGGAGAGCATCGGCATCCCGGAGGCCATGTTCTACGTCCTCGAGCGGGTGGCTGAACTGCTCGCCCGGGGCGATTCCCTGACGATTGTTCCGGTCGGCAAAGAGCTGACCACGCAGCAGGCCGCTGACTTGCTCAACGTTTCGCGCCAGTACCTCGTCCGGCTTCTAAACGACGGACGGATCCCCTTCACAAAGACGGGCAAGCACCGGCGACTGAGAATCGAAGACGTTCTGGGGTTCAAGGAGCAACGCGACCGTGAGCGCAGAGAAGGACTCGACGAACTGACCAGAATGAGCGAAGAGTTCGGGGGCTACGAAGAACTGAAGTAGCCTGCGGACTCTCACATGATTATTGCTCCGTTCAAGGTCGTCCTAGACGCCGATGTGTTGTTCCCCTTCACGCTCCGGGACACGCTTCTACGCGCGGCCGCGGAAGGGTTCTACCAGCTCTATTGGTCGGATCAGATCCTCGACGAAGTGCAGCGGAACCTGGTGTCGACAGGGACTACGACAGAGGAGCAAGCGGAACACCTTCGCACCGCCATGACGAGCTACTTCCCGGAGTCGTTGGTCGAGGACTACGAAGCCCTGATTCCCGCGATGTCCAACCACGAGAAAGATCGGCATGTTGCTGCTGCGGCGGTAAGAGCTGGCGCGCAAGTCATTGTCACCAGCAACCTGAAAGACTTTCGAGACCTTCCCGAAGGTATCGAGGCGCAGTCGCCAGATGAATTCCTCGGCAACCTGTTCGACCTCGACCCAGATGGCATGCTCGAAATCGTCAAGTCGCAAGCAGCAGCTCTGAAGAGACCGCCACGCTCGTTCGCAGAAGTCGTCCACGGACTCGGAAAGTCTGTCCCGTCGTTTGCGAAAGCAATCGCAGATCACGATGCCCGCACGGACCCGAGTTCCGGCTGATGACTCGCGAGGCGGGTATCCTAAATCGGTATCTCGCGGACAAACAGATAGCTCTGCCAACGCTGGTCGAGTGGGTTCGTCGACCAGTGGCGTCCACGGGTCAATGAACCGGGATGCACTGTTCGTCGCCGCTATGGCTCGGCGATCGAGTGCCTGCCACAGGGACCCCCCGCGATGCAATATAACTTGGGTGCAGATCCCACTTTGCATCGCGTGAATGCGTAAGCATCACGCGGCCTTGTGGGGGACGGCGTCATGGGTGCGAGTCGGCACCGGTTGCGGGGCGAGCTTAAGTCTGCGCAGGGCGAGATAGCGCTCGAAGTCAGCCCACATGCCGTTGATGAGCACGCAGCGCAGGTGCAGCACAGCCTCGGCGCGGTCGCGGCTCCAGCGCATGCCGGGCCCGTCGAGGCGAACCGGCCCGGTCCGACGGCGCTACGCCGACGGCGAGGCCCCCGACATGAAGGTGCTGCCCCTGCGCATGGAGGCCGAGATCGTCGCCCGCGTCGACGAAGCCCGCGAGCGCCTCGGCCTCAAGACTCGCATGGACCTCTTCCGCAAGTCGCTGGCCGACTACCTCACCGCCGCCGGCGAGCACGAGGTCGCCCAGCTCTTCACCGAGCGCGCATGACCACCAGCAACCACGACAAGCGGCGACTCATCGAGTGGCTCCGGGCGTCAAGGGTTCGCGTCACTTAGGTCGTTCGTTGAGTCCGAAGCGCAAGCCTTGATCGTCTTCACAGTGGGCGAACCGGCCGAATCCCGGCTCCTCGGGGCTTGGCTCTTCTGCCTTGCCTCCAAGCTTTCGTACCAGCTCGACGGCTTTGTCGATGTCTTCAACCTCGAAGTAGACGGTGATCGATGGTTGCTGGACGCCGTCGTGGAGTCCTCCTCGGACGGTCGGCGTTCGCACGATGCCCTGTTCGCCTTGGCCGAACGCCTCGAACTCCCAGCCCAGTAGGTCGGCGAAGAAACGCTTCGCTCGACTGGCCTCCGCGACGCCTATCTCGAAATGACTCGGTTCGCCCTTCATGTGCGCCTCTCCTTTCCGGCAGACCTTATTGCTGGGGCGACACGTGGTCTTGGAAATTTGGGATCCCAGCGTCCCAGAGGTTTTCCACTCGACTCGGTTCCGCGGTCTGAAGCTGTCCCGGTGATTTGCCGATGAACTCGGCAAAATCGCGGTGCATATGGGCTTGGTCGAAGTAGCCGCTGCTCAAAGCGACATGGGCGAGACTGGCGCCCTCCCGCAAGAGGTCGACAGCTCGCTCGAACCGAAAGAGCCGAGCGACGACCTTTGGAGACAAACCGTAGAGCTCCGAGAATCTGGTCGATAGGGTTCGGCGGCTCCAGCCCAAGTCCTTGGCCAGCCGGGAGATGGATTGCTGACCTGCATTCTCTCGCAGCCTCACCCAAGCTTGGGCTAGTCGCGGATCCGGGCGGCGACACGTAGTTCCGCGAACGGCATCAGCGAGACGCAGAAACGCTTGCGGCCAATCGGTCGTTTCGGCTGTGGCGGCGATCTCTTTCGCCCGCCGTGGCGACAAATCGC from Pseudomonadota bacterium encodes the following:
- a CDS encoding helix-turn-helix domain-containing protein is translated as MPSEATQRSLEEQIRRMTPVSAPPEQQADAARIFRLLDRAAQGRRPRFTECRLVGPAGESIGIPEAMFYVLERVAELLARGDSLTIVPVGKELTTQQAADLLNVSRQYLVRLLNDGRIPFTKTGKHRRLRIEDVLGFKEQRDRERREGLDELTRMSEEFGGYEELK
- a CDS encoding PIN domain-containing protein encodes the protein MIIAPFKVVLDADVLFPFTLRDTLLRAAAEGFYQLYWSDQILDEVQRNLVSTGTTTEEQAEHLRTAMTSYFPESLVEDYEALIPAMSNHEKDRHVAAAAVRAGAQVIVTSNLKDFRDLPEGIEAQSPDEFLGNLFDLDPDGMLEIVKSQAAALKRPPRSFAEVVHGLGKSVPSFAKAIADHDARTDPSSG
- a CDS encoding ribbon-helix-helix protein, CopG family, whose amino-acid sequence is MKVLPLRMEAEIVARVDEARERLGLKTRMDLFRKSLADYLTAAGEHEVAQLFTERA
- a CDS encoding VOC family protein is translated as MKGEPSHFEIGVAEASRAKRFFADLLGWEFEAFGQGEQGIVRTPTVRGGLHDGVQQPSITVYFEVEDIDKAVELVRKLGGKAEEPSPEEPGFGRFAHCEDDQGLRFGLNERPK
- a CDS encoding helix-turn-helix domain-containing protein; its protein translation is MASDAPPSEGNDAEFIWHDGRSWGATYVAGAALPHGLARREPGSRFPKLVIPVCGSITVGQAAHHGPFLCSPRRSHIDVGMPKASRAIEVQLRHEHLPALFGIRAIDLDERIVPLCDLSPRRAKEIAATAETTDWPQAFLRLADAVRGTTCRRPDPRLAQAWVRLRENAGQQSISRLAKDLGWSRRTLSTRFSELYGLSPKVVARLFRFERAVDLLREGASLAHVALSSGYFDQAHMHRDFAEFIGKSPGQLQTAEPSRVENLWDAGIPNFQDHVSPQQ